tgattcatcgtcatttttgtataaaactatttcgtggcgttaaaacttgtgcatacgtcctggaaatgaatcatgaaagtccatcatatttccttcttttttgcatttcgaagttcatttgatgtcaataaaagcTACGGGAAAacacatcataatggcggccatgaatttTCCTTTAatacaaattacacttaacgtaagatgcaataaatcaaataggccACAACAAatatgtcataaatgtactttagaaccctcaaatttgctctgagtgaaactgtcattcaatgaacacgcacacacacaagactagatttatgaaagaatttaactgacaataatgatttaaagaaaatgtttgaaagcaatattaagagcgtttgcatggttttattctagtgcaaattgttttattttcagccaagttgttagtctaggtaaagggttttaaagaagctttaaaaactatgatattacttttcaaaagagacacttattatagttgtcataaaacaggtagtgattgaaaaatcaattacaaaactcctataaattataatcaaaaccataaggcattcgaattgttacttgggagtagtcactgggggctaaatctggcgagtatggggggtggggaagcagatcaaagcccaattcgttcaatttctgaatcatcgactccttgctgtttttgttccatcgaaagcaatcgcggcacccacttggaaaaaaacctttttcatgctcaatttttcatgaaggatagtaaatacacttccatatgatatctgtgacatctcagcaatctcacggagcttcactttacgaactttcattataatttatgtcacttcactcacattttccggtgtaacggcttccacaggtctacccgagcgttccgcgtcatttatgtcgggacgaccacgtttaaactcggcgatccaccgacaaatcgttgcttttgatggacaagagtccggataacatttttcaatccattgtttcgcttgcacggtgtttttacccattaaaaaacaaagttttatcaaaacacgaaactcggtttttccattttttaaacaaactacaaaacgactttactccaacctcgataactcagctgtttctggtcggatcgacttaaaattttgatccgtttcaagcaaaggttaatactctagaaagacgtggttactggtttactacgagcgccatctctgctttagtctcgggacttattgatccatgtgttactgtATTTGCCGGCAGTAGCTCAAGGGGATGCTAACCAATGTCGAGGActgcagtagtagtagtagaggTTCAGTCAATGATGCGTTTAAGAGAAACATGATCATTCATAAACATCATATGCAGTCGGATTGCCACTGCTTAAAAAACAGtttcggtttattgattttTATGCAATGTAGTAATTTTCCATTCAAGGAACAAAGAGCCGGAATGCTATCGAGTTCTGTCAACTGCAGTGAATTTGCGATTCAGTGCATATTGTTTGCTTTGTAACAATAGTTTTGTAGCTCGTCCAGCTCTGTACCATCATAGGAAACCGGATACATATGATCATATGTTTAAATGTCTAGTAGAATGAAGAGGTCGATAGTAAACTTtaatcaggaattttatatcgcATCTCCGTTGTTAATGTTGTACCGGAAAAATGTCCAAATCATATTCGATCAATATTACTTGGTTCCCGAATGCTAATTATTCACATTTTCTCATCGATCTCATCAATCCAACCAGCTTTAACAGCCTGGAAAAAATCAATCTAAATCATTAAATCATGAATTGATTATATAAAATCACCTCCCAAGCATCTACTCCACAAACATGTTGCTAAATGTTGGATATTCGATTCGATTTTAGAACTACTgcggaaagaaaatttgttctataaaaaaataacctttgttatcgttccggaacgaagAGGAacgtttttaaatattgatgcTGAGTCCgaggcgaacagtcgagtaagTAGCAGTAGTGAGCCCAACGTacagcaaatttaaaatttacacaggaatttgaaattttttgttcgaacctgtatatatgttttctgtggagtaagagttactcattatCATGGATGGTTACTGCTCAATTTTTACGTTTCCATgtgtcatttgaaaatgagtaacttacTCAAACTGTGAGTAACTTTTTATAAGCGTGTAACATTTGACATGGTGCTAATTTTTATTAGTGTAGGAAgaagagttgccattttaaaaatctatgttccaaattgaaaaatctgtgtaccatctgtgctgcatattttcgatcataatctgtggaaatctgtgaaaaacatgccatttttatgaaatattcataaaaatctgtacaaatctgtgaatttcaataaaatctgtgctctgtgacacagaatctgtgtggcaaaataAGCAAAAATAGCTGTGGTTTCACTAAAAAGTCTGTGAAATTGGTAACTCTGGTATAGGAAGTGCATAATTTGTAGACTTTTCTTTAATCGTGTAGTGGTGGTTCGCCATTTTTGGTGcgcttcagcaaaataatataattgtgccggaaatttttactaacagttATTGATAGAGTTCTAATTTTGGCGTAAGATTTGAAAGGTAGCGATGGCTGAATATTTAGCTTCAATTTTTGGCACTGAAAAGGATAAGTATGTCAAACATTGTGCGGTTGGAAAAGCATTGTTTTAATTGTCTCCTGTGGACGCAATGGCATTGATTGTATTTTAGAGTTAACTGTTCATTCTACTTCAAAATCGGAGCTTGTCGTCATGGGGACCGGTGCtctcgtattcacaacaaaccTACGTTTTCACAGACATGTTTACTTCAGAATCTATACGTAAATCCTCAAAACTCAGCTAAGTCCGCCGACGGAAGTCACTGTGAGTATATTTTATTCTAGTATGTAACTTGATTACTGAATATTTTTCTTCAAGTGGTGGCGAATGTCTCAGATGAAGAAATGCAGGAGCATTACGACAATTTTTTTGAAGACGTTTTTGTTGAATGCGAAGACAAATACGGAGAAATTGAGGAGATGAACGTATGTGACAATTTGGGAGATCATCTGGTCGGTAACGTTTACATAAAATTCCGTCGCGAAGAAGATGCTGAAAGGGCGGCAAAGGATCTTAATAATCGTTGGTTTGGTGGGCGCCCGGTGTACTCTGAGTTATCTCCTGTAACCGATTTTCGAGAGGCTTGTTGTCGCCAATATGAGATGGGTGAATGTACACGTTCGGGATTTTGCAATTTCATGCATCTGAAACCGATTTCACGTGAATTACGACGATATTTATATTCGCGAAGGCGAGGGCGTTCTCGCTCGCGATCGCGATCACCCAAAGGCGCTCGACCACGAGAACGCTCACGTGAACGCAATCGGCGTTCAAGAAGCCGTGATCGCAAAGCACCAGAACGAAACGATAATAATCGCAAAGGAAGGTATTGAAATAGTGCCTGTAAAGATACAACTGGTAcaagtttttgatatttttatcagGATGGCCAATTtcgatttctttcattttgcttTGATTTTATGTTTGTTTCCTTCTGCTGAAATGACGTATTGTTGACATATTGCCTGTTTAATCGACAGGCCTTTTGTACGTTTGCAAGCAATTGGGAAAACAGGCTCTTTATGATACAATTTTTATGTTCAAAATTGACTAAACAAGAGAAATTGAATAATCCTGTTTGTATTGACTTTATCCGAAATCCACGGTAAGTGATGCATGTATACATCCACAGTACACTTTCTACGTCATTTTATGCATAATCTTTTCAATCCACTATTTGGTACACAggataaccgatttcgttgtaTTCTTGACGACAATTTATAAACGGAATAATGTTAGTTTTGTAAATGACAATTTATTAACCGAATGATGttagttttgtaaagttttacaTAGATTAAGATAAATTTTGCAATGAACTGAAGATAATTCGCTTCAGTTTGAATGaacataattgtgaaagatcacaaaaacactcattttcaaGAGCTATATTTGATAACACTCTAAAAATTCTCcgaatttttcaaccatatttgccctgcagatagataaaagtttttcaaaggtctgtatgtgttTGTAGAACCATCCGCGCGCAAGGTACTTTGAACGAtggccttaagggctgaggtcagtgtgttttagggtgatttagagggctattttcacgcttcaaatctgatttcctcagaaacggtgacgaatatcaaaaaacccaactgacaatctcttagaaaattagtttagattattctgtgaaaatttcagaatgattcattgactttagcggtcgggaaagtttttttttctgaaggaagaattacatagctgaaaacgccgtctttcaacttgttcatcgaatcaccccgattctgacATCCGACGGATttttgatacgaacgaatctacactttcgttcgagttcgaattttaaattctttattccgttcgacttgtatgattcgatcgtctctcgttcgggaacatttgcaatttcgaacactaaccatcaaagttgtcaacactacttacacgttctacattatttatattattaatttcttagtaaacgaaaccgtcacacttgtaaagggtgattttttaagagcttgagaacttttttaaacaataaaacgcataaaatttgcaaaatctcatcggttctttattttaaacgttagattggtacatgacatttactttttgaagataatttcatttaaatgttgaccgcggctgcgtcttaggtggtccattcggaaaatccgcttttttatcgacaaattttgttcagcgatgaggctcatttctggttgaatggctacgtaaataagcaaaattgccgcatttggagtgaagagcaaccagaagccgttcaagaactgcccatgcatcccgaaaaatgcactgtttggtgtggtttgtacgctggtggaatcattggaccgtattttttcaaagatgctgttggacgcaacgttacagtgaatggcgatcgctatcgttcgatgctaacaaactttttgttgccaaaaatggaagaactgaacttggttgacatgtggtttcaacaagatggcgctacatgccacacagctcgcgattctatggccattttgagggaaaacttctgagaacaattcatctcaagaaatggaccggtaagttggccaccaagatcatgcgatttgacgcctttagactattttttgtggggctacgtcaagtctaaagtctacagaaataagccagtaactattccagctttggaagacaacatttccgaagaaattcgggctattccggccgaaatgctcgaaaaagttgcccaaaattggactttccgaatggaccacctaagacgcagccgcggtcaacatttaaatgaaattatcttcaaaaagtaaatgtcatgtaccaatctaacgtttaaaataaagaaccgatgagattttgcaaattttatgcgttttattgtttaaaaaagttctcaagctcttaaaaaatcaccctttataaacaaattagaacgattctaaaccgaacagaagtaatacgtacgcaagtcgatcgagtaatgttcgaaaattaaacaactcgaacgaatgatattcgagttcatacccaactcgaacggaatgcagaatggaaattgcataTTCGATCTGAATATTTCGattcgatcgacgtacagaataggggtgagtatctcgccctcaaaagcatggatcaaaaatctatcccgacaatgtctagataatttagtttaaatgCGATAAGTGCATAAAACATAtaagttgtcgcgataaaaattaagtgaatgttatttttgtaaaggtaagtccatttctatggcggcaccatttttttctgctcttgtatcctgatGGTAACgtgacgaaacatgagagagaaataaaatcagctcagcaaggctgctaaacaagcggtagctttattgaattttatgtgatgtagtcaaacttgtaaccgaaaatatcaaaactttcttggccacccggccacatcgagagtaattctgcacatttgcgagagagcatggagagaaatgtaatacgcacagcgagccacgtggttttacgcgacgtACTGGTCTCAGCTcttaagtgacgatgtacaatattaaacacactttaccctataactccgaaaccggaagtcggttccggatgaaatttaaaaattcatatggaaccgtgagacctttcatttgaatctaagtttgtggaaatcggtcaaaccatcgctgagaagaatgagtgagatccattttggaatatattaccactaattccggtacttccggaaccggagaccgggaaccaggaagttttgttgcctactgataatggctatcgatttgtgtagttttgagaccagaccactgacggtgtacaatattgaacccactttaccctataactccggaaccttccggatggaattcaggaatttcgtatgggacagtaagaccgagaaaacctagttagATTAGAGTTTAGAGAGAGCGAGAGATTGctcaactcgatgaactgagtcgaatggtatatgacacatttttactagttggtttttcaagtggttgcataacctttctatatgagaaaggcaaaaacatcttCCAATCTTACCAATACTCGAGTTGGCATTCAATGTCACATTTCCTACCGTACCGAAACCCTCCAAACCTTCAGTCTTCTGAACCACCCAATGATATAGTATGATTAttgcacacttctgaatattttttctgaAGACGTTCCTGCATAAAACACTTATAGAATTCTTATGTCTACCCAACATATGGAAGGATGATACGAAAAATGCTATTGTATTAATTACAAGGATGCTGCATACAGTTTTCATGGAAATAAGTTGACAATTAAAAGTTACATTAAGGTGCTTACCACACTTCAGCAATAAGACGTCAGTGCGAaatacttgacctatttgaaagattttcaataatttttcgcgtttcaaatgaattattgcatacaaaccaattcgcaccctctcgttctgccactaacgcagaagggcacccagtcgacgacgttctattaacaaaatgtcatcACACGGGGATGCATGAGATATGAGCTTGTGAGAACTTAGTAATCTAACCTTTTGACGAGCTTCAATTTTTTAGTGGAGCGGTTGCTTCGAaattaaaatataatgaaaatcaatagaatcAAAATAGCCCCGTCAATCATTCTATTCTGAATAGCGACGTGTCGTTTTTTCGATcttattttattcgtattcctaataacgctagcaaaataaaAGGaagctaggattcgaccgaacaatattcgatcgaaaaaccaatacgtcgttattcagaataagggcgaatatgtCAGTAAAAGGTTTGAAAATTCGGGAAAATTGTTGCCAGTCCAAGTTCTCTTTCAAATGGTGTGATATGAATTCTCTTTGCAGGCGGATTTTACTTGCTTGTCCGGCTATACACTGTTTTCACCAGTAGATAAGCTTGTATGAATTTTataagtgaaattttatttgctttttttttatttttttaaactgcttAACAatcataacattattaaaaaaatgaaactgaatATCTCAATTTTGACTAGACTGATAAAGTACTGAGTCATTGGAAATGATAAAGATTTACTATTGCTTGATGAAGTAATAATAATTTACATACGGCGACCTTGGCCGTTGCATATACTTATTCTTTCTTTGTTTGATTGGAAAAGTTACAATGACCATACATCCAGCGGTTTCGTTTATAGTCACATGGACTTTACTATTTTTGACTACCAATTGTATCTCACAGCGTCGCACCGCCGAGCCACTTCAGCACGAAAAACCTTTCTTTCCTTCTCGCGAATTACTCGAATTTCTAACGCACTATCCGCGAATCACCGTGCTTACACGTTGAAAGCTCCACCGGAAGTGCGTTGCATATTCATCGTATGTATTTGGTTCCAATTTATTAGTGTTCAACGTTGCATTTTATAAATAACGGCCAGtatacaaaaattttctttgacgAAGAATTCTGAAGAATTTGGTACTCGCTAAAAATTAGTCATACCTAGTAGTGaacgaaaatgaaaagaaaCGGTTTGCCGGCAGTTCCTTTTCATTGTTGATGTTGACATGTCGCTTATTGGTCGGTTTAAAAAATGTATTTCTACACCGTGGAATTGGCCACCTTTCTTAACTTCACGCACACTTTCAAAGATAGAATAGTATCACACCTGATGGTGTATAAATAatccatcgtttgacagcttttGTCATTATAAGTAAACACCATGCAGCTGTGTTGGGTTTGGCATCAATTGGTTGATGCTGTGTATTTATTGATCTCGTTTTCGACTAGTATAGCTTTGTACGTGGAGAGATACCTACCACCCCCTATGTAGTATCCTGCAGACAAGTCAGAGTCAGACAGACGTTGAGGGATTTTCGTAATATTTTACTCTCATAGCAAGTAAAGCTGATCGCTGAAGAGACAGAAGCTCAGTTCGGTGAGTGCATTCGTAGAGATCGTTTCGCGTGttgtaaattaaatttgtattacAACCTCAAGATCATTTTATGATAAACTATGTTTTGTAGTGAACCGTCGTTTCTTGTTGTTTAGAAAGAattctcaaataaaaatttattttaccttAGCATTTATTACCAAGTCGAATTTCTTCGTATGCAATGAAAGTAAAAGTGATAGTGGTTTTTTACATATTGTGTATGATGTAAATATACTAAACAAATAGTGAAAATCTTTACATTACCATAACCTTTGTGTGTCAAAATCGGAAAAAAACTGTGAAATTGTAAAATATAATAGTAAGCACAACCAGGGATAATCAAATGAGAAATCTAAACATGCAATATTTTGAAATTGCATCCTGTATACGAGTATGTGGCATACTGGCAATTGCAATACAATTTCTAACTCTCCACTTAGTGGAAGgagaatattcaaataatttacGTCATGACGTCAAACATGAACTTCTGGGAAGGCATTGCAATCACCAACATCCTAAAGCTCATGAGGTGagtaaacgaatgaaataacaaATCGTATGTTTGAATTTtagacataaaattatattgaacatacaaaatcgttgtgaaagttACGTTGTGCAGTGCCAGTGGGATTGCCGGACGTTGAGAGTTCAAATTTGATTGCGTATGGTTTGTGAAATTGCTAGTTTCATGAAGACGGTTTCCGGTCAGTCACTTTTTAGAGACAATAAACTGGCAATTCGATTAAATTCAGAAAACTACTGCATATGATAGAATGTTAATGTTAAAAAGatgtcagctgtttttcaaagaagggcgaaatcttacaaaagtatacaaaatgagtttttctttcttacgaataaattcaaattctacaattttgcctaaaaattcggattcgTAAGTTTCGTCCTCCGTGTTTCATCCAACACAACGATATTACATTTGTTAGAAAGGAAGggtgaaactatttattttcgttGTTTTAAATGGTTTAAGAACTTTTTATcactgaaaataataaatgagacGCTAAAGTTAGCCGCAGTTTGGCTTAGTCGCGGAAACCAatcaatttcacgaaaaatacgCACCGATTCCACAAAAAATTGATGAGTTTCAATCactataaaaaaacattttattatttagCGGACAATCGATCTCTTCAACTATTCATTTTCGAATGAAGTTTATAGATAATAGTATTTGTATATTGTTATATGAGTTCAAGCAACGAGACTATATTGAAGGAGGAAcgaaatgaaattaaattgattattGACTTAAAATAAGTGAAGGTGGCTGCATTCCACAGTAAAAGTTGACTAGAAATGTTTCTGTGAAAAAAGCCTATTAAATAGATTTGAAGAGTAAAAACTAATCGTATATTAATCtggtttttgtagttttttcaactTCTGCAATAATGCGTTTAGCAGgctttttctgttttgttttgtttgttttgcacATAACAAAAACATTGGAACAGATGATGAAAAGTTAGTTACATCTACCGGATTCTAATCTTCATTCGATTATTCTATTtaaaatatcatttatttaccaTGATTTTGATCTGAGTCGTTCATATATGCCGATGACTACAAAATGAAAATCACTCGAATCGTCTACTGTTAAATATCAAAAATGAttggaaatttatttcaaatttcataattatatgtttCTCCTAGGACATACATTCTCTTTTATCTCAACGAAAGTGTGTACACCTTGTTCTTACATCGCTCTTCGTTTCATTATGTTTTTACATTCTTGGATTTTATTGACGTTCTTTTTTCGGAGACCAATATTACTTAAACTACTCATCAGCTTATTCCTGTGGTGACATTTGCTCCATCAAACAAACGGCTGCAAGTAGCTTTATCCATGGCCGCTCTTCGCCAGCTACTCAAGGTACGGATACTTCGACTCTTCACTTGATCGTTCAACATTGCTTGCAATGCTCCTCTTTTTCTTTTGTCTACCGgatcagattcaagaaccattttcactgggttgCCGTCCGGCATTCTGACGGCATGCCCCCAAGCCCATCATAATCGTTCCATTTTCGATGTACGTACGACAGGTGGTTTTTCAACCAGATGTTGCAATTCGAGATTCATACAATGCACCGTCTCAAAGTTCCATCTTCTGTATATAGGCGGCGCTATAGGGTTTGCAGCACCTTTCACCTAAAAAGGATCAAGCGGTCTGATGGTACCATCTACGATTTAGGGTTCCATTTACTTCACTATCCACTTTAGTCACCCAATTTGGCATCCTCGAACTATCACGATCTCCTTGCGCTTATTTGTTGCAAAATATTAAGAAATCGATATGAGTGTCATTTTGAAGGTTTcgactggtacttccggaacctgaaatcgGGAACCGCtgaagtaagtttgtatggctaTCAACTAATATGGCTTATAAATTGGAGTAAGGCGTTCAGAAAACTTTCTGTTACTCACGAGTCCAAACAAGGGAGCCAGCTTGGACCACTCATTGTCATACTATTCACGAATGATCTATGCAGTGAATTCAAAAAGTATATCGCACCATTGCAAATTCTTGAGAATTTAGTAGTCTTCAAATAGAGAGGGTTTTATAACCGAAGCGGTATCCAGACTGTTGCTGCGAATGCTAATGCAGTTTTGGTACTCATCACATGCAACACTCAAGACTTTAATGATGTGTATTTTCTCTGGAATGTTTATATTGCACTAGTACacagtattttggaatattgagcTACAATTTGGACTTTGTATCACAATGTTCACATCGATCAGATCGAAAGGGTATGAAGGTCAAGAGTATTTCGTTATGTTATGAGAATCATTGTGCTTTCATCAACCAACATGCTCTCTAAAATAGATGAATATTTCTTCAGTGGTTCTTCGTTTTCGATTCACTCGAAATGTCGCATCCCTACTAATATATCATAATTCACTTGAAGGGTTAATTATTTTCTATGGGAATTCGGAAATTCTGTTCAGTTCATGAATTACTTTTGAATCTGCATTTACGCTTCTAAGAAACAAGAGGTACTAAATGCGTAATATTAAAAGTATTAGTAATATAAAAAAGTAATATGTATTATGTTCGATTAGGGCCCCTCCCGAGACGAAATCCTGGGAACGGGCCTGGCACTGGCCACACTTGCATAAACGCAGGTTAATTAAGGTAATCGCAATCTAACGTAACAGTTTATGAAAAATGAGAGCAACTTTTGACACATACCAAAATTTCTGTTCTCGATGAGTAGAATCGAATGATTGTACTTTACGGTCTTTCTTTTACATAAATGTCAAGTTTCGCAGTGATTGCCTAGCTTTTTCTTTGAGAAAGAAAAACAACTTCCGAGTCGgtttatgtttattttcaaacagttcCAAATAAGGCACGATTTGAAACAATGAAGACGTATAGCACAATTAGTATGATAAACACGTATGTTCTTCGTTGCGCTTGAATCATGTTGTTCTATTGCACTAATACTGCATAACAGAGTTCCTTTGACTTGGTATGTACCTAAACTAACGGTAGTActggaaaacattgagatagaaTGTGAATTTCGATCCAGAACAGTAATGAATTCTATTCATGAGTTTTTCTTCTTCCTGTTATGACGGCATTTGTTATAtatgtttcgaaatgtttcgCTGGCATGCTGGAAGACTCATTGTGTCAGTGAGGTGCGAGAACCTGGAATTGTCGATAAATCCCTTGTTTCACCATTGGAGAACTTCAATCACTTTATCAAGGCTTGGCCCATCGTATACAAATATACTGTTTGTGCTGTGCGCGATATATCTGTTGTTGTAAATGACATTCATACTTGGTAGTATATTGCCATTCTTTGTTTTATTACTGGCACGGGCTTAGCTCACGATCATTTTGTAACTCActtaaaaatcatatatttatttCGATCTTAAAATCTCTATATCAGGTAGAACGCTTGACAATTATTTTAAGCGAGGGTTAATGGATGAAtagtttagtttcaaaattaatcgGCTTGATCGTTAATCTTTATATTATTTAATAGCTTTTATGGTATAGAGCTAAAGATGGCCTTCCATGTTACTACCAGTTGTTTCAAGGGATACTTCTATTATCAATAATTATCGTTTTCGCAATTGTAATCATTTTTGTCGTGAGCAAACCTGAACAAATATTCAAGTCTTCTATTTGGTTGCACCAACATGTTGTTCTTCGCTAAAATACTCATTGATTTGAACGGGTTGCCTTGACTGTCATAAACTGCTGGTTTCAAGCATCATCGATGGAGCAGCATAATTTTAGCGTGACTCGTGATCACGACGCCGGTTGTTTGCTTAGGTATTCACTGCCCTTTGGCGAATTTCCCGTGTGGTGCTACAGAATGCTGTCAATATTGTGCTGTATCAAAACGATATAATTATACACGTTTTTGTGCATAGCATTGGAAGGTTTTGAAAATGTCGCGATGATTCTTCATTTCTTCATATTCATTTGTATAGATGCGTACTGGTATTTAGGTCAAGGTTTTA
This genomic window from Malaya genurostris strain Urasoe2022 chromosome 1, Malgen_1.1, whole genome shotgun sequence contains:
- the LOC131440496 gene encoding splicing factor U2af 38 kDa subunit, which codes for MAEYLASIFGTEKDKVNCSFYFKIGACRHGDRCSRIHNKPTFSQTCLLQNLYVNPQNSAKSADGSHLVANVSDEEMQEHYDNFFEDVFVECEDKYGEIEEMNVCDNLGDHLVGNVYIKFRREEDAERAAKDLNNRWFGGRPVYSELSPVTDFREACCRQYEMGECTRSGFCNFMHLKPISRELRRYLYSRRRGRSRSRSRSPKGARPRERSRERNRRSRSRDRKAPERNDNNRKGRY